A region from the Leopardus geoffroyi isolate Oge1 chromosome C2, O.geoffroyi_Oge1_pat1.0, whole genome shotgun sequence genome encodes:
- the LOC123610883 gene encoding uncharacterized protein LOC123610883 isoform X1 → MGVRRKTEFGGLFFSQLPFLSKSFSLLHFAPPPPPRLLCSPSFPASRGNGRLLGKRSKRRNCLRVQSSKKASSIWRDRVRRARRPLPCPPAAAAAATPASCRRDPEPRPAGVSLRARARTLTLAHTHTHTHTHSLTPATATRARTRPPSPAGNFSGRGSFVAPAAAALRFCESPGVTVRVVCPFGAVLCGSLRARHAGPGRRSPSPEAAAPESQHELPGTHDP, encoded by the exons atgggcGTTAGGAGAAAAACTGAGTttgggggactttttttttcccagcttcctttcctttccaagagtttttctctgctccattttgctcctccccctcctccccgcctcctctgctccccctccttccccgcCTCGCGCGGCAATGGGAGGCTCCTAggcaagagaagcaaaagaaggaaTTGTTTGCGAGTTCAGTCATCCAAAAAAGCTTCTTCCATATGGAGGGACCGGGTGCGCCGGGCGCGGCGTCCCCTGCCTTGtcctcctgctgctgccgccgccgcgaCCCCCGCTTCCTGCCGCAGGGACCCTGAGCCCCGGCCCGCCGGTGTCAGCCTCCGGGCGCGCGCACGCACACTCacccttgcacacacacacacacacacacacactcactcactcacgcCCGCCACAGCCACACGCGCCCGCACGCGCCCTCCCTCCCCGGCCGGCAACTTCTCGGGCCGGGGCTCCTTTGTTGCTCCTGCGGCGGCCGCTCTCCGGTTTTGCGAGTCCCCGGGTGTCACGGTGCGGGTTGTGTGTCCTTTCGGCGCGGTGCTGTGCGGCTCCCTCCGCGCCCGCCACGCCGGCCCCGGACGCCGCTCGCCCTCCCCAGAAGCTGCCGCACCAGAG TCCCAGCACGAACTTCCTGGAACCCATGACCCATGA
- the LOC123610883 gene encoding uncharacterized protein LOC123610883 isoform X2 produces the protein MGVRRKTEFGGLFFSQLPFLSKSFSLLHFAPPPPPRLLCSPSFPASRGNGRLLGKRSKRRNCLRVQSSKKASSIWRDRVRRARRPLPCPPAAAAAATPASCRRDPEPRPAGVSLRARARTLTLAHTHTHTHTHSLTPATATRARTRPPSPAGNFSGRGSFVAPAAAALRFCESPGVTVRVVCPFGAVLCGSLRARHAGPGRRSPSPEAAAPEVMQGIVVAI, from the coding sequence atgggcGTTAGGAGAAAAACTGAGTttgggggactttttttttcccagcttcctttcctttccaagagtttttctctgctccattttgctcctccccctcctccccgcctcctctgctccccctccttccccgcCTCGCGCGGCAATGGGAGGCTCCTAggcaagagaagcaaaagaaggaaTTGTTTGCGAGTTCAGTCATCCAAAAAAGCTTCTTCCATATGGAGGGACCGGGTGCGCCGGGCGCGGCGTCCCCTGCCTTGtcctcctgctgctgccgccgccgcgaCCCCCGCTTCCTGCCGCAGGGACCCTGAGCCCCGGCCCGCCGGTGTCAGCCTCCGGGCGCGCGCACGCACACTCacccttgcacacacacacacacacacacacactcactcactcacgcCCGCCACAGCCACACGCGCCCGCACGCGCCCTCCCTCCCCGGCCGGCAACTTCTCGGGCCGGGGCTCCTTTGTTGCTCCTGCGGCGGCCGCTCTCCGGTTTTGCGAGTCCCCGGGTGTCACGGTGCGGGTTGTGTGTCCTTTCGGCGCGGTGCTGTGCGGCTCCCTCCGCGCCCGCCACGCCGGCCCCGGACGCCGCTCGCCCTCCCCAGAAGCTGCCGCACCAGAGGTGA